Genomic DNA from Candidatus Margulisiibacteriota bacterium:
AAAGGTATAGTTATGTCAGACCAATTAAAAGATTTACTGAACAATTCAAACTACATAATTGCACTGACCGGCGCGGGGGTGTCAACACTGTCAGGTATTCGTGATTTTCGAGGTAAAAATGGACTATATAAAGATTTTAATGCCGATAAAATTTTTGATATAGGTTATTTCTTTCACGAGCCGGAATACTACTACACTCAAACCAAAGACTTTATTTATGGACTGGATAAGTATCAGCCAAACCTTATTCATAAAACTTTAGCAGAATTGGAACAAAAGAATATCATTCGCGCTATCATAACCCAGAATATTGATATGCTTCATACCAGAGCCGGTTCGCAGAATGTCATAGAAATACACGGTTCGCCGGAAGCGCATTACTGCACGGATTGTCAGCGGAAATATTCTTTTGCGGAAATCGCGCCTATTGTTAAAGACAATAAAGTGCCGCATTGCGATAAATGCAACGGACTAATCAAGCCCGAGATCGTGTTTTTTGGCGAAATGTTAAATGAAAAAACTCTAGCTAACGCTTATACGGAAATTTCAAAAACTGACCTTATGCTTGTACTTGGTTCGTCGCTTGTTGTTCAGCCTGTCGGTTACTTTCCTCGAATGGTTGTCGAAAATGGCGGTAAAGTCATTATCGTAAATGATATGCCGACACCATTAGACGAACTGGCAGAAATGCGGTTTAACGATTTGCAGGAGTTTATAAAAGAAATTATCTGAGCTCAGAGGGCGGCCATATTTTGTTGACACCCCTAAAATAATATAATAAACTATTTTCCCTTGTTTTAGGGAATGGAGCAATTATGAAAAATGCCGTGATACAGGAGATCGAAAACAGGCAAAAGAAAGCCGAGATAGGCAATTTCCGCGCTGGCGATACTGTCAAAGTGCATCAACGCCTTATTGAAGGCGTCGGTGACAAGAAAAAAGAAAGGATACAGGTTTTTGAAGGCGTGGTCATCAGCCGGCACGGTAGCGGCGTCAATGAAATGGTCTCCGTGCGCAAAGTGGTTGACGGCGTGGGTGTGGAAAAGATGTTTCCCATACATACTAAGACGGTGGCCAGGATCGAGCTGGTCAAATACGGCAAAGCCAGACGCGCTAGATTGTTTTACCTGCGTGACTTGATCGGTTCGAAGATCACCCGCGTCAAAGAAGATTTGCAGAAAAACATTGAGGCAGCCGCTAGAAAATCAGCCTTGCGTAAAGAACAGGATAAAGCGCGTGAACAGGCTAAGCTGGCCGAAAAAGCCGCCAAAGCCGCCGCCGATACGCCAGCCGCGCCGCCAGCGTAATGTTTTTTCAGAAAAAAAACAATGAGCTAAAACCCAGGAAAAAAGAATCGATCTGGTCGATACTGGGCGTTATTATTTTTGCGCTGCTTTTGAAAGCGACGGTTTTGACGATTTTTATCATTCCGTCGGGGTCGATGATCCCAACGCTAAATATCGGTGATGTACTGATCGTCAACCGCCTGTATTTTGGCCTGTCCAATCCTCTGCGCGAGGCCTGGTATGCCGACAAATTGCTTTTTGTTCTGCCCAACCCCTGGTTTCAATCCCAATCCCCGCTGGTCAAAACCCGTTTTTTGTTAAATTTCGGCGTGAAGCCAAAACGGCTGGATATTGTGATTTTCAAAGTGCCGCTTGCGCCGCAGCCCGCGCGCGAGTACGTGTATGAAATTGACGGAAAAACCATGCGCGCCTATTTTATTCAGCCCGGACGCGCCGGCATGGATTATGTGAAGCGCTGCATCGGCCTGCCGGGCGATGTAGTTGAGTTGCGTAACGGCCGCGTGCTGGTCAACGGCGAGTATTTGCCGGGGCAGGATAAATTTACCTGGCACAATGATAATAGTTATTACGGGCCGCTCAAAGTGCCGGCTGGGCATTACTTCGTGCTGGGAGACAACCGGCCGCACAGCTCGGACAGCCGTTACTGGGGTTTTGTGCCGGAAGATCATCTGGTCGGCGTAGCGCGCTGGATCGCCCTGCCGCCGTGGCGCTGGCGGATACTAAAATAAAATTTTCAGTAAAAGATCCCCGCCAATCTCCTGAACAGAGCAAATTTTGGCGTGATAGAATTCTGATAGTTTATTGATACCGAGCTCGCCAAATACTGGCAGCGCGCCGCCGCCTAAAATTTTGGGCGCGATAAATAACCGCCATTCATTGACCAGACCGCTTTTAAGAAAAGCCGTGTTTACCGCCGCGCCGCCCTCGACCAGGATCGAGCAGATCTGGAATTTCCTATAGAGAAAACGCAAGGCTTTTTTTAGCGCCGCCGCCGAGTGTATATTGCCCTGAGCGGGCAGACCTTTGGCTATGTCGCCGAGAAAAAGCGCCTGGGGATCATTGAGGAGCTTGACGCCGCGGGGAAAATCCCCGCGCGCGCCGAGGACGATCTTGTAATTTTCTTTTTTGATCCCGGGCAGACGGATATTTAGGCGCGGATCGTCTTGAAGCACGGTATTTTTTCCGACCAGCACGGCGTCATGCGCCAGTCTCAAACGCTGCCCGGCCGCGCGCGCTTCCGGCCCGGTGATCCATTTGCTCCGGCCGCGCGCGTCAGCGATCTTGCCGTCCAGCGTAACGGCGGATTTAAGCGTGATGTACGGCAGTCCGGCGGTTTGATTGTGGAAAAAAACTTTGTTCAGCTCCCGCGCCTCTGCCTCTAAAACCGGATAAACTACTTCCAGGCCGGCTTTTTTTAAAAGACGCGCGGGATCAAGTCCGTGGACTTGGGGATCGGGATCGCGGACAGCGAAGACGACTTTTTTTATTCCAGCCTCAATAATGATGTCCGTGCAAGGCGGCGTTCGTCCATGATGCGCGCAGGGCTCCAGCGAGACGTACAGAGCCGCGCCGCGCGCGCAGTTTTTAATCGGATTTTTTCCAGCGAGGTTGAGTATGGCCTCGCGTTCGGCGTGGTTTTTTCCGCAGGCGCGGTGATACCCCTCGGCAATAATTTTTCCGCCTTTGACGATCACCGCGCCGACCAGCGGATTGGGCGAAACGTAGCCTGTCCCTTTCCGCGCCAGCTCAAAAGCGCGACGCATAAAAAATTCGTCCTGATTTTGCATGGTAAAATTATACTATAAAGCCGAGCCCTGCTTCTTAATAATACGCCACGATCCTGATAATCTCTTTTCTTATATCTATCCGGCAATAGGGTAAACATTTGATGTGGCCTTTCAAGACATTATATTGCCAGCGGTATAAACAATCCTCTCTGCGTTGTTCCTCGTCCAGCTCGGACACTTTCAAGGTAATTCCGTCCAGACGTTCACCCCGCCTTTGATCTTTAGGCAAATGCCTGGCGGTCTCGATAAAATTAATATAATCAAAATAATTTTTTTCCTGTTTCACCACATCCTGCGTGCGGTGTGTGTCTACATTGCAGTCTGTCAGATACTGCAAAAATTCCGCATCGTCCTGATGCTTTATCCAGTATTCGTAATCGGTAAGTTCTTCCTTAATATTCCGCGCCGGCATCCGATCTCTGAAAGAATAATTGCCGCTGAAACGTTCCCAGATCTGCTCCTGCTGAACAGCCAGCGTCGTGCGGGATAAATCCACTCCCTGCATCTCCAGATCAGCCCGGACATCGGCAAATTTTCTTTTTCGCTTATACCAGCTGTATTCCAGCGTAGCGCTGCCCGGAATAACCTGGCCGCTGGCATTATAGGCCGCAACAAAATATTCCTTTTGTTTTTCTAATCTGGCGAGGCCCCAATCTTTATTATTGGAGTTGCTGGTATAAACTGTTTTTTCCGTATCAGCAATTAGCATGTCTATTACTCGTAAGTTTTTTATAATTGTTGCAAATGATATACTAATAACTCTATGAAAGTCATCGGCATCACCGGCACCAACGGCAAAACGACCACCACGCATATTGTCTGCGAGATTTTGCAAAAAGCTGGTTATAAAACCGCCAAGATCGGCACGATCACCAACCGCCTGACCACGCCGTCGCCCTGGGAATTAGCGGAGATTTTTGAGCAGGAAAGACGCCGCGGCACGGAATATTTGGTCATGGAAGTTTCCTCGCACGGCATTCATCAAGACCGCGTCAAGGGGATTTTTTTTCACGTCAAAGCGTTGACCAATATCACGCGCGACCATCTGGATTATCACAAGACTTTCCGCGCCTACAAAAAAGTGAAGTACGGCTGGTTAAAACGTGGCTGCGGGATAAAAATAACTCCGCGTGACTGGCGCCGGGAAAAAATCGATTTTACGCATCCGTTCATTGGTAAATTTAACGAACACAATATGCAGACCGCGCTGGCCGTCCTGAAAAGCCTGAATATTTTGCCGGAAAAAAAATTAAAAAAACTTTTCGCCGGATTATCTCCTATCCCCGGCCGTTTTGAGGTCATTCAGCAAAACCCCGGCGTTATTGTCGATTATGCCCACACGCCCGATGGTCTGGAAAATCTCCTGAACGCCGTGTCCGATTTGCGCCAAAAACAAAAATCCCGCGGCCGCCTTATCACGGTTTTTGGCTGCGGTGGAGACCGGGACAAAGGGAAACGGCCTAAAATGGGGCGGCTGGCGCTGCGCAAAAGCGATATTTGTTTGGTAACTTCGGATAATCCACGCACGGAAAAACCAGAGGCAATTATTCAAGACATTTTGGCCGGTATGCATCAGGGCTTTTTTAGCCGGCGCAAAAAAATTATCGTGCAGGCCGACCGGCGTCAGGCGATCCAGCAGGCCGTGCGGCTGGCGCAGGCTGAAGATCTTGTCGTGCTGGCCGGCAAGGGACATGAGACTTATCAGGTGCTCGGCCGGAAAAAGCAGCATTTCGATGACCGCGAAGAAGCGAAAAAGGCGCTAAAAAAATGCCGGCAAAAATAATCCGCTTACCCACCAAAGTCGTATCGATCGGTTCCGTAAAAATCGGCGGGCGGAATCCGATCGCCGTGCAGTCGATGACCAACACATTCACGACCGATGTCAAAGCGACTGTTCAACAAATTAAAGACTGTGCCGCGGCCGGCTGCAATATTATCCGCGTGGCTGTCCCTGACCAAAAAGCGCTGGAGGCTTTTGCTGGTATAAAAAAACTCTCACCTCTACCGGTCGTGGCAGACATTCATTTTGATTACCGTCTGGCCATCGGCGCGCTCGAAGCTGGCGCGGACAAAATACGCCTCAATCCGGGCAACATTCAAGGCGCGGCCAAATTAAAAGAAATCATCGTCGCGGCTAAAAAGAGGCATATTCCCATCCGCATTGGCGCGAATTCCGGCTCGGCCAAAAAGGATCTAGCGCGGCTGGCTGTAGAATATTGTGAGTTTTTTGAGGCGCGGAAATTCCGGAATATTGTGCTTTCGCTCAAATCCTCTTCGGTGCGCGATTCACTGGACGCCTACACGCGCATAGCGCGAAAACGCAATTACCCTCTGCATGTTGGCATTACCGAAGCCGGCACGGAATATTACGGCGCTATAAAATCGGCGGTGGGCCTTGGCGCGCTGCTTAGCCGCGGGCTGGGCGACACGGTGCGGGTCTCGCTCACCGCCGCTCCGGTACAGGAAGTTACCGCCGCGCGCTATATACTCAAGTCTTTAGGGCTGCTTGCCTGCCCCGAAGTCATTTCCTGCCCCACCTGCGGCCGCACGCAGATCGATATTATCAGATTGGCCAAGCAAGTCGAGCAAAAGCTGCAAGAAATAAATAAAAATATCACTGTCGCCGTGATGGGCTGCGCGGTCAACGGCCCCGGCGAAGCCGCGCACGCGGATTACGGCATTGCCGGCGGCAAAGGGCGGGGCCTTATTTTCGCCAGGGGAAAAAAATTAAAAACTGTGCCGGAAAAAAATCTAGTAGCTGAACTTTTTAAACTGATCGAACGCGCTTAAAGTTTTTTAAGAGGTTCGTTCAAAAACACAACACAAAAAATCACTGCATTTTTTCCGCTTTCAACTCGATTTATTTATAGAGGTTAGTATGTGATTAGTTACGAAAGGAACTGGTTATGTATACCAAGCAAATCAGTATGCGAGAATACTGGAAGAACAAACGAGCCACAATAATTAGCGCAATACACGACCGAGACGAAATCCGCATACACAACATACTAGAGGCAGTTTCTAGCGAGGAATTTAAAAATAGTATAAACGACAGTATGTTTCACTATTCTACACGGGAAGATTATCAAAACAAAGCAAACCCTTTAACTCCGGCACAAACAGCTCGCGGAATTCTAATATCTTTAGGAATAGTTCCTCAGAGTTTGCAAAACTATGGCCTGCCAAAATGCGAATTGGTCATCAGCCTGCATGCTATAGGCAAAGCTCTTGGCCAGCCGGAATCAGCCGATGCAGCCGGCAGAGATGGTACGGATGAATTTCACAGCCACTCTGTAAAAAAGGAAGATATAGAAAATCTAACCGCTTTGATTGCGCGCCCCCTGGCCATACTGCCTAATCCGGCTGCTACTGAGAATGAAAAATCCTATTTACTGATTTTAGACGCGGTGGATGAAAATGGCAATCAACTGGTCGCGCCAGTTCGTCTGCCACAGGGCAATTTTGAGCAGGCTTTTATTCCTACTATTTATGGAGAGACCGCCAAAAAGTTATTAAACATGAAAGATGAACAAGGCAGTGTTTACTGGTCTGAAGATATACAGTTAACTAATAATATCGAAAATCTTGTTTACAACGAAGCAATTAAAACACACAGCTTTGACTCTATAAGCAGTGAAAACTTTGACCTAAGGCAGGAGCTTTTCGACGAAGAACACCTGAGAGTTGATTTGGAAAATTC
This window encodes:
- the ribD gene encoding bifunctional diaminohydroxyphosphoribosylaminopyrimidine deaminase/5-amino-6-(5-phosphoribosylamino)uracil reductase RibD — protein: MQNQDEFFMRRAFELARKGTGYVSPNPLVGAVIVKGGKIIAEGYHRACGKNHAEREAILNLAGKNPIKNCARGAALYVSLEPCAHHGRTPPCTDIIIEAGIKKVVFAVRDPDPQVHGLDPARLLKKAGLEVVYPVLEAEARELNKVFFHNQTAGLPYITLKSAVTLDGKIADARGRSKWITGPEARAAGQRLRLAHDAVLVGKNTVLQDDPRLNIRLPGIKKENYKIVLGARGDFPRGVKLLNDPQALFLGDIAKGLPAQGNIHSAAALKKALRFLYRKFQICSILVEGGAAVNTAFLKSGLVNEWRLFIAPKILGGGALPVFGELGINKLSEFYHAKICSVQEIGGDLLLKILF
- a CDS encoding NAD-dependent protein deacylase, which translates into the protein MSDQLKDLLNNSNYIIALTGAGVSTLSGIRDFRGKNGLYKDFNADKIFDIGYFFHEPEYYYTQTKDFIYGLDKYQPNLIHKTLAELEQKNIIRAIITQNIDMLHTRAGSQNVIEIHGSPEAHYCTDCQRKYSFAEIAPIVKDNKVPHCDKCNGLIKPEIVFFGEMLNEKTLANAYTEISKTDLMLVLGSSLVVQPVGYFPRMVVENGGKVIIVNDMPTPLDELAEMRFNDLQEFIKEII
- a CDS encoding UDP-N-acetylmuramoyl-L-alanyl-D-glutamate--2,6-diaminopimelate ligase translates to MKVIGITGTNGKTTTTHIVCEILQKAGYKTAKIGTITNRLTTPSPWELAEIFEQERRRGTEYLVMEVSSHGIHQDRVKGIFFHVKALTNITRDHLDYHKTFRAYKKVKYGWLKRGCGIKITPRDWRREKIDFTHPFIGKFNEHNMQTALAVLKSLNILPEKKLKKLFAGLSPIPGRFEVIQQNPGVIVDYAHTPDGLENLLNAVSDLRQKQKSRGRLITVFGCGGDRDKGKRPKMGRLALRKSDICLVTSDNPRTEKPEAIIQDILAGMHQGFFSRRKKIIVQADRRQAIQQAVRLAQAEDLVVLAGKGHETYQVLGRKKQHFDDREEAKKALKKCRQK
- the lepB gene encoding signal peptidase I, with translation MFFQKKNNELKPRKKESIWSILGVIIFALLLKATVLTIFIIPSGSMIPTLNIGDVLIVNRLYFGLSNPLREAWYADKLLFVLPNPWFQSQSPLVKTRFLLNFGVKPKRLDIVIFKVPLAPQPAREYVYEIDGKTMRAYFIQPGRAGMDYVKRCIGLPGDVVELRNGRVLVNGEYLPGQDKFTWHNDNSYYGPLKVPAGHYFVLGDNRPHSSDSRYWGFVPEDHLVGVARWIALPPWRWRILK
- the ispG gene encoding flavodoxin-dependent (E)-4-hydroxy-3-methylbut-2-enyl-diphosphate synthase: MPAKIIRLPTKVVSIGSVKIGGRNPIAVQSMTNTFTTDVKATVQQIKDCAAAGCNIIRVAVPDQKALEAFAGIKKLSPLPVVADIHFDYRLAIGALEAGADKIRLNPGNIQGAAKLKEIIVAAKKRHIPIRIGANSGSAKKDLARLAVEYCEFFEARKFRNIVLSLKSSSVRDSLDAYTRIARKRNYPLHVGITEAGTEYYGAIKSAVGLGALLSRGLGDTVRVSLTAAPVQEVTAARYILKSLGLLACPEVISCPTCGRTQIDIIRLAKQVEQKLQEINKNITVAVMGCAVNGPGEAAHADYGIAGGKGRGLIFARGKKLKTVPEKNLVAELFKLIERA